TATACGGATGGAACTCCGCTTCCAAGGCAGTTTTTTCTCTCTTGATCATACAAATCCCCTCGTACTTCTCTGGCTGTTTCTTATGAAACAAGTCATGACTCACAATTCACTAGCTTATATTTTACCATACATCGTCAAGAAAATTCCAATGTTTTCCCCAAGTGCCGGGATTTTTCATGATATAATGGATTCCATCACATAGGAAAAGAGGCTGGGCTTATGATTTCTCTGATTCCGGACGGATTCAACGATTTCCACTGCAAGGGAGGTGCCTGCCGGCACACCTGCTGCCAGGTTTGGATCATCGACATCGACGAGGATACGGCTGCCTATTACCAGCACCTGGAGGGACCTCTGGGCGAAAAGTTGCGGGCTTCCATGGAGAAAAGCCGGGAAGGATGGCATTTCAGGCTGAATGACAGGGGCTTCTGCCCCCTGCTGGAACCGGACGGACTGTGCCAGGTGGTGAAGGAACTGGGGGACGATGCCCTGTGTGACATCTGCGCCGTCCATCCCCGGTTCTTCACCCACGTGGACGACGAAATCGAGGAATACACCCTGTGCGGAACCGGGTTGTGCTGCGAGGAGACCTGTGAAATCCTGGGCAGACTGAAGGGGCCCATCCAGTTCCGGAATGAAGATACGGGAGAGCGCTGCACCCTTCCGGAACTGCTGGAGGACATGGGCTGGGGTCCCATCCCGGCGGAACTGGATCATTTCAGGCCCATCCTTACGGAAGCAGAAACAAAAAAAATCTTACAGCAGCTGGCGGAAACAGAGCCCATCGACCCTGCCTGGACCAGGGAAATGGAGCAGCTGCCGGAACAGCTTCCCCTCCTGATGACCCGGCAGCAGGCTTACACGGCAACCTGTGATCCCGACCTGTTTGACCGGTTCTACCATTTCATCCTCTACCGCCAGCTGGACAAGCTGGACGCGTACGGGCCGGAAACCCTGATCCAGTATGCCCGCCAGAGCACCCAGTACATCTTCCTGAAGGCGGCCCTCACCGGCGACCCGCTGGAAGCCGCCCGCCGCTGGTCGGAACAGATCGAGTACGATACGGAGAATGTGGAGAAATTGCTGGAAGGGATCGAACCGTCCCAGCCGCAGATGGACGACAAAAAATGAGACTGTCCTCAGACAGTCTCATTTTTTTCATTTCTTATGGAATTCTTCCAGCTGCAATGCCGTGTCGCTGTGGAGCATTTCCTGGGCCAGCTTGTCCGGATAGGGATGGGCGTACACGATCCGTTTGATCCCGGCGTTGATCAGGATTTTGGAGCACACCACACAGGGCTGATGGGTACAGTAGAGTGTGGCCCCCTGGGTGGATACCCCGTTGACCGCCGCCTGGATCACCGCGTTCTGTTCCGCATGGATGCCCCGGCACAGTTCATGGTTCTGTCCACTGGGCACATGGAGTTTCTCCCGCAGGCACCCCACTTCTTCGCAGTGGGGCAGGCCCTTGGGGGTCCCGTTATACCCGGTGGCCAGGATCTGCCGATCCTTCACCAGCACAGCGCCCACCTTCCGTCTCAGACAGGTGGATCGTTTGGAAACCACCTCGGCGATTTCCATAAAGTAACTATCCCAATCGGGTCTGTCCATTTTTATTCCACCGTTCCGAATACCCGGTCCCCGGCATCGCCCAGGCCCGGTACAATGTAACCATGTTCATTCAGATGGTCATCCAGGGCAGCCGTATAGATGGGCACGTCCGGATGTTCCCTGTTCACCAGTTCCACCCCTTCCGGTGCAGCCACCAGACACATGAAGCGGAAGTGTTTATACCCGTCCGCTTTCAGCATGGTCAGGGCCGCAGCGGCACTGCCGCCGGTTGCCAGCATGGGGTCGATCAGGATGATCTCCGCATCCTTGTCCTTGGGGATCTTGCAATAGTATTTGATGGGTTCCAGTGTCTCCTCGTCCCGGGTCAGGCCGATGTGTCCTACCCGTGCTTCGGGGATCAGATCCAGCACCGCATCCAGGAATCCCAGACCGGCCCGCAGGATGGGTACTACCGTGATGCCGCTGACCGCCAGTTCATATCCGGTGGTTTCCGCCAGAGGCGTGGTCACTTTCGTTTCCCGCAGGGGCAGATCCCGGGTCACTTCGAACAGCAGCAGCTGGGCAATTTCGTCCAGCAGGCGCCGGAAGTTCCGGGGCTGGGTCTTTTTATCCCGCAAATGGGTCATCTTTTCTTTGATCAGGGGATGGTTCACAACATGGACTTGCATGGATTTCGGGCTCCTTTCCCAATTACAGATTCGGATACAGGGGATATTTTTCACACAGGGCAGCCACCCGGCCGGCTGCTTCTTTCTGGGCTTCTTCCCTGCCGGGATTGCTCAGCACCAGGCCGATGATCCTGGCCACTTCCCGGAAATCGTCTTCCTTGAAGCCGCGGGTGGTGGCAGCAGGGGCACCCAGACGGATACCGCTGGTGACGAAGGGGCTTTCCGGATCGTTGGGGATGGTGTTCTTGTTGCAGGTGATGCCAATGGCATCCAGCATATGTTCCGCATCCTTGCCGGTCAGGTTCTTGGACCGGGTATCCACCAGCACCAGATGGTTGTCGGTGCCGCCGGAAACCAGCCGCAGTCCCTGTTTCGTCAGTTCATCCGCCATGGCAGCGGCGTTTTTGATGATCTGTTTCTGGTATTCCTTGAATTCCGGTTTCAGGGCTTCTCCCAGCGCAACGGCCTTGGCTGCAATGATGTGCATCAGCGGGCCGCCCTGGGTGCCGGGGAATACTGCCTTGTCAACCTGCTTGGCATATTTTTCCGGGCACAGGATCATGCCGCCCCGGGGCCCGCGCAGGGTCTTGTGGGTGGTGGTGGTCACCACGTCCGCATAGGGAACCGGGCTGGGATGCAGTCCGGCAGCCACCAGGCCGGCAATGTGGGCCATATCGATCATCAGGACGGCGTCCACTTCATGGGCGATGGCCGCCATCCGTTCAAAGTCGATGATCCGGGGATAGGCGCTGGCACCACCGATGATCATCTTCGGCCGGCATTCTTTCGCAATCTTTTCCAGTTTGTCATAGTCGATCCGTTCCGTTTCCGGATCCACGCCGTAGAGAACGATATGGAAGTATTTGCCGGAAATGTTGACAGGGGATCCGTGGGACAGGTGCCCGCCTTCGGACAGATTCATGCCCATGACCGTATCACCGGGCTTCACAAAGGCGAAGAAGGCAGCCAGGTTGGCGTTGGCGCCGCAGTGGGGCTGTACGTTGGCATGTTCCGCACCGAACAGCTGGCAGGCTCTCTGCCGGGCCAGTTCTTCCACTTTATCCACGAATTCGCAGCCGCCATAGTACCGGTGGCCGGGATATCCTTCCGCATATTTGTTGGTGAGGACAGTCCCCATGGCCTGCATCACAGCCGGAGAGACGAAGTTCTCCGATGCGATCAGTTCGATCTTATGCCGTTGTCTTCCCAGTTCTTCTCCGATAGCTGCCGCTACCTGAGGATCAGCCTGATTCAAAGGTTGTTGATTCATGTCGTTCCTCCTCCAATGGAATGTCCCGCTGGACCAGCCGGAAACTTTATTTGTAGACGGCCCGTTCCCCGCCGATCAGAGGCGGACGGGTGCGTGCTGCCGTAAGGATGGCACTGCCCAGTTTCTTCCGGGACAGCCGTACCGGGACGGCCACCCGTTTCAGGTGCATGCCGATCAGGGTCTGGCCGATATCCAGTCCCAGATCGGCCTGGATTTCTTCCACCACCACCGGGTTCTTCAGTTCATTGTAGGCATTGGCTGCAAAAGCGCCGCCGGCGTGTTCGATGGGCCGTACGGTGACCTGCTGCCAGCCGAATTTTTCCATGGCCTTCCGGTCCACCACCAGGGCCCGGTTCAGATGCTCACAGCACTGGGCTGCCAGGATCAACTTGTGTTTGCGGCAGACCTTGTGCAAGGTGGTATACAGCACCCTGGCCAGCTTCATGGAGCCGCCGGTGCCGATTCTGTTGCCCAGCACTTCACTGCTGCTGCAGCCCACCACGAAGACCTGACCGGAT
This region of Acidaminococcus timonensis genomic DNA includes:
- a CDS encoding TIGR01440 family protein, whose translation is MNLEKIAQEIEEDAEELISVAKARSGQVFVVGCSSSEVLGNRIGTGGSMKLARVLYTTLHKVCRKHKLILAAQCCEHLNRALVVDRKAMEKFGWQQVTVRPIEHAGGAFAANAYNELKNPVVVEEIQADLGLDIGQTLIGMHLKRVAVPVRLSRKKLGSAILTAARTRPPLIGGERAVYK
- the upp gene encoding uracil phosphoribosyltransferase, which codes for MQVHVVNHPLIKEKMTHLRDKKTQPRNFRRLLDEIAQLLLFEVTRDLPLRETKVTTPLAETTGYELAVSGITVVPILRAGLGFLDAVLDLIPEARVGHIGLTRDEETLEPIKYYCKIPKDKDAEIILIDPMLATGGSAAAALTMLKADGYKHFRFMCLVAAPEGVELVNREHPDVPIYTAALDDHLNEHGYIVPGLGDAGDRVFGTVE
- the fliB gene encoding flagellin lysine-N-methylase, which translates into the protein MISLIPDGFNDFHCKGGACRHTCCQVWIIDIDEDTAAYYQHLEGPLGEKLRASMEKSREGWHFRLNDRGFCPLLEPDGLCQVVKELGDDALCDICAVHPRFFTHVDDEIEEYTLCGTGLCCEETCEILGRLKGPIQFRNEDTGERCTLPELLEDMGWGPIPAELDHFRPILTEAETKKILQQLAETEPIDPAWTREMEQLPEQLPLLMTRQQAYTATCDPDLFDRFYHFILYRQLDKLDAYGPETLIQYARQSTQYIFLKAALTGDPLEAARRWSEQIEYDTENVEKLLEGIEPSQPQMDDKK
- a CDS encoding deoxycytidylate deaminase: MDRPDWDSYFMEIAEVVSKRSTCLRRKVGAVLVKDRQILATGYNGTPKGLPHCEEVGCLREKLHVPSGQNHELCRGIHAEQNAVIQAAVNGVSTQGATLYCTHQPCVVCSKILINAGIKRIVYAHPYPDKLAQEMLHSDTALQLEEFHKK
- the glyA gene encoding serine hydroxymethyltransferase — its product is MNQQPLNQADPQVAAAIGEELGRQRHKIELIASENFVSPAVMQAMGTVLTNKYAEGYPGHRYYGGCEFVDKVEELARQRACQLFGAEHANVQPHCGANANLAAFFAFVKPGDTVMGMNLSEGGHLSHGSPVNISGKYFHIVLYGVDPETERIDYDKLEKIAKECRPKMIIGGASAYPRIIDFERMAAIAHEVDAVLMIDMAHIAGLVAAGLHPSPVPYADVVTTTTHKTLRGPRGGMILCPEKYAKQVDKAVFPGTQGGPLMHIIAAKAVALGEALKPEFKEYQKQIIKNAAAMADELTKQGLRLVSGGTDNHLVLVDTRSKNLTGKDAEHMLDAIGITCNKNTIPNDPESPFVTSGIRLGAPAATTRGFKEDDFREVARIIGLVLSNPGREEAQKEAAGRVAALCEKYPLYPNL